The sequence below is a genomic window from Acidobacteriota bacterium.
AAGGTCATCGCTGTTTCCAAAACAGACATGGTAGAGCCTTCCTTTTGGAGCACCCGCCCCGGCCTGTTCCAGCCGCCTTATGCACTCGTCATACTTTGCAGCACTCATCGACTTAGGTGTGAACCTTACGGTTATAGCCATACAGCCTCCTTTCTTAGGCAGCAAGGATAAGAGAGCGCAGCAGCGTTGTCCAGATTATGTGTGTCAAATCCGCAAGAGTTGAGGGCAACTTTGTAGAGACAAGAAAGAGGCGTTGAGATCGGAGCACTGGGAACCAGTCTGATGCTGGCGGCCCAACGACCGCGCATTAGCTGCGCCGCGAAGCGCCAGCGGAGCAGCGTCGGCTGCATGCGATGTCGGGCGCTCACTCCAACCTGAATTCTTGATAACGCTCGGGTGCGTATCGAGTGGCCAGCAGCCCCGTTGCTTCCTCGACGCTGATAGCCTGCACCAGTACGCCTTCCTCCCCATAAGGTAAGTACGCCTGGCACTGGCCTGACGGGGCGATGAGGCTTGTCGCCGATTCCTGGAAGCGCAAAGCATAATTGACACTCGCAAAGTAGATCGTGTTCTCGATGCTGCGCAACATCATCGCCTTCTCGTAGTAAGGCCCGCCGGCCGCGCCCCATTGCGTCAGACGGACACCTTCTTGATCGCTACCGGTGTGGTGGGGATGAAAGACGATTTTGGCGCCCCGCACCGCCGCCCATCGCACCGTCTCGGGATAGCGCCAGCCCTCATGACAAATCACCACTCCAAACTTAGTCCCATTGATCTCGAAGAGTCGCCGCGTATTTCCGGGCACATAGAACTGATCTTCGGTCGGGTCCAGTTGGTTCTTGGTTTGGTATCCTT
It includes:
- a CDS encoding carbon-nitrogen hydrolase family protein, encoding RGQDFEVLPFDQTQQERALQAVAQWARTYKVATMLGMERIMEAGRQIVAFVIDARGQIQGYQTKNQLDPTEDQFYVPGNTRRLFEINGTKFGVVICHEGWRYPETVRWAAVRGAKIVFHPHHTGSDQEGVRLTQWGAAGGPYYEKAMMLRSIENTIYFASVNYALRFQESATSLIAPSGQCQAYLPYGEEGVLVQAISVEEATGLLATRYAPERYQEFRLE